The Burkholderiales bacterium genome segment GAACGCTTCGCGGGCGGTGTGGAAATCGATGGCGTAGCGGCTGCGCATGGCGTGCTCCTCAATTCGCGGTGATCTTCGCGGCCTGGACCACGCGCGCCCACTTGCGGATCTCGGACTTGATGTAGGCGTCGGTGGCGGCCAGGTCATCCGCGACCGGCTCGAGACCCATGGCCGCGAGCTTCTTCGTGACGTCGGGCGAGTGCAGGATCTTCGCGATCGCGGCGTTGAGCTTCTCCAGCGTCGGCCGCGGCGTGCCGCTCGGCGCGAGCATCGCGTACCACACGTCGACGGCGTAGCCCGGCACCGACTCGCCGATCGTCGGCAGGTCGGGCATCGCGGCCGCGCGCTTCGTGCCCGCCGTCGCCAGCACGCGCACCTTGCCCGCGTCGGCGAAATGGCGCGCCGAGATGATGCTCGTGAACATGAGCGAGACGCGTCCGGCGAGCACGTCGTTCAGTCCGGGCGCGGTGCCTTTATAAGGCACGTGCGTGAGGTCGATCTTCGCGAGCAGCTTGAGGTTCTCGGTCGCGAGATGCGAAGGGCTGGCGTTGCCCGAGGACGCGTAGTCGATCTGGCCCGGGCGCGTGCGCGCGTACGCGATCAGCTCCTTGATCGACTTCACCGGCAGCGACGGATGCGCGACGAGGATGTTGGGCGAGTTCACCATCACCGCGAGCGGCGTCAGATCGCGCTCGGGGCTGTACGGCAGGTTCTTGTGCGAGCTCGGCAGCACCGCATGGCTGATCGAGATCGCGAGCAGCGTGTGCCCGTCGGGCGCCGACTTCGCGACGAAGTCGCTGCCCGCCGCGCCGCCGCCGCCGGGCCTGTTCTCGACCACGCCCGGCTGCCCGAGCGTGTCCTGCATGCCCTGCGCGACGATACGCGCGCTGGTGTCGACGCCGCCGCCCGCCGTCGCGGTGGCGATGATGCGGATCGGTTTGGTCGGGAACGACTGCGCATGGACGACGAATGGAGAGCACAACAGCAGCGCGAGCAGGGCAGGTTTCACGGCGAATCCACAGGAGTTACTGGTGCCGGCGAGAATAACAGAGCCGTGTAGACTCGCCCGGTGAGTAGCTTCGATCTCAAGCGGCTGCGCTACTTCGTCGCGGTGGCCGAGCTCGGTTCGGTCACTCGCGCGGCGAGCGAGCTG includes the following:
- a CDS encoding tripartite tricarboxylate transporter substrate binding protein produces the protein MKPALLALLLCSPFVVHAQSFPTKPIRIIATATAGGGVDTSARIVAQGMQDTLGQPGVVENRPGGGGAAGSDFVAKSAPDGHTLLAISISHAVLPSSHKNLPYSPERDLTPLAVMVNSPNILVAHPSLPVKSIKELIAYARTRPGQIDYASSGNASPSHLATENLKLLAKIDLTHVPYKGTAPGLNDVLAGRVSLMFTSIISARHFADAGKVRVLATAGTKRAAAMPDLPTIGESVPGYAVDVWYAMLAPSGTPRPTLEKLNAAIAKILHSPDVTKKLAAMGLEPVADDLAATDAYIKSEIRKWARVVQAAKITAN